From one Alicyclobacillus acidocaldarius subsp. acidocaldarius Tc-4-1 genomic stretch:
- the moaA gene encoding GTP 3',8-cyclase MoaA — protein sequence MATGEEALTDRLGRPLRDLRVSLTDRCNFRCPYCMPSDVFGPNYPFLRPDALMSPDEIAKLVRALVPLGLEKVRLTGGEPLLRREVVEIVEKVAAVPGLHEIAMTTNGSLLTREKAMALKKAGLTRVTVSLDALRPDVAARMNGVQFPVHRVLAAIEAAAEAGLSPVKVNVVVRRGWNEDEVVAIAERFRGTGVIVRFIEYMDVGTTNGWRMEDVVTADEILAWIGARYPLEPLPPRREGEVATRYRYRDGQGEIGVIHSVSRPFCRFCTRLRVTAAGELFTCLFGARGVSLRPLFDRGASEEEMGAFVADVWRKRQDRYSELRSEATARKPKVEMSRIGG from the coding sequence ATGGCGACGGGGGAAGAGGCGCTGACGGATAGGCTTGGGCGGCCGCTTCGGGATCTTCGCGTGTCGCTCACGGATCGATGCAACTTTCGCTGTCCGTACTGCATGCCGAGTGACGTGTTCGGGCCGAATTATCCGTTTTTGCGCCCTGATGCGCTCATGTCGCCGGACGAAATTGCGAAGCTGGTGCGGGCGCTCGTGCCGCTTGGGCTGGAGAAGGTGCGGTTGACGGGCGGCGAGCCGCTTCTGCGCCGGGAGGTCGTCGAGATCGTCGAAAAGGTGGCTGCCGTGCCCGGGCTCCACGAGATTGCCATGACGACGAACGGCAGTTTGCTCACGCGCGAGAAGGCGATGGCGCTGAAGAAGGCGGGGCTGACGCGAGTCACGGTGAGCCTCGACGCCCTGCGCCCGGACGTGGCGGCGCGGATGAACGGCGTCCAGTTTCCGGTCCACCGGGTTCTCGCGGCCATCGAGGCCGCCGCGGAGGCGGGGCTTTCGCCGGTGAAGGTGAACGTGGTGGTCCGCCGCGGGTGGAACGAGGACGAGGTGGTGGCCATCGCCGAGCGGTTCCGAGGGACAGGCGTGATTGTGCGCTTCATTGAATATATGGATGTCGGGACGACCAACGGCTGGCGCATGGAGGACGTGGTGACGGCGGACGAGATCCTCGCCTGGATTGGGGCGCGGTATCCGCTCGAGCCGCTGCCTCCGCGGCGCGAAGGCGAGGTGGCGACGCGGTACCGGTACCGGGACGGTCAGGGCGAGATTGGCGTGATCCACTCGGTTTCCCGGCCGTTTTGTCGATTTTGCACGAGGCTCCGTGTGACGGCGGCAGGGGAGCTCTTCACGTGCTTGTTTGGCGCGCGCGGCGTCTCGCTTCGGCCGCTGTTCGATCGCGGCGCGTCGGAGGAGGAGATGGGGGCGTTTGTCGCGGATGTGTGGCGCAAGCGCCAGGACCGATATTCGGAACTGCGGAGCGAGGCGACGGCGAGAAAGCCGAAAGTGGAGATGTCCCGCATCGGAGGTTGA
- a CDS encoding methylglyoxal synthase, whose amino-acid sequence MNVALIAHDNKKDDMVNLAIAYQNILKHHNLFATGTTGRRIREATGLEVHCFQSGPYGGDQQIGAMVANDEMDLVIFLRDPLTAQPHDPDITALLRICDVHNVPLATNLAAAEILVRAIEHGLAEFRPRDRKR is encoded by the coding sequence ATGAACGTTGCCCTCATTGCGCACGACAACAAGAAGGACGACATGGTGAACCTGGCCATCGCGTATCAGAACATACTGAAGCACCACAACCTGTTCGCCACCGGCACGACCGGCCGCCGCATCCGGGAAGCCACGGGCCTCGAGGTCCATTGCTTTCAGTCCGGCCCGTACGGCGGAGACCAGCAAATCGGCGCCATGGTCGCGAACGACGAGATGGATCTCGTCATCTTCCTGCGCGACCCACTCACCGCCCAGCCGCACGATCCCGACATCACCGCGCTCCTGCGGATCTGCGACGTGCACAACGTGCCGCTTGCGACGAACCTAGCCGCGGCGGAGATCCTCGTCCGCGCCATTGAACACGGGCTGGCGGAGTTTCGACCGCGGGATCGCAAGCGTTAA
- a CDS encoding alpha/beta hydrolase has translation MTNAGRWVLRIVAGVIVLAILAWLATMAIGYVVAEKLTHPARKPITTSPAAYGLTYENIHFPSRVDHLMLSGWLIPAAKPTNRIVIEAHGYRQNRALDHPALPVAKALHDAGFAVLMFDFRDEGESPGSEVTVGDYELRDLLGAIDYAHKLGYDEVGLIGYSMGASTALEATAADPSVDATVADSPFDDLETYLQQNLSVWTNLPSFPFNGEILWEVKHLFGLDPNAVDPLKQLASAKPRPILLIAGTADTTIPPANSEALYDELHRRDPEDTLWLVPGAKHVGAYDVEPKAYLQRVVDFFEAYMPVNVTSS, from the coding sequence TTGACGAACGCAGGTCGCTGGGTGTTGCGAATAGTGGCAGGCGTGATCGTGCTCGCCATCCTTGCTTGGCTCGCCACGATGGCAATTGGGTACGTGGTTGCAGAAAAGTTGACGCATCCCGCGCGCAAACCCATCACCACGTCCCCTGCCGCGTATGGCCTCACATATGAGAACATCCACTTCCCGTCCCGCGTGGATCACCTGATGCTTTCCGGCTGGCTGATTCCCGCCGCAAAGCCGACGAATCGCATCGTGATTGAAGCGCACGGATATCGGCAGAACCGCGCCCTGGATCACCCGGCGCTGCCGGTGGCCAAAGCGCTGCACGACGCAGGTTTTGCCGTGCTCATGTTCGATTTCCGCGACGAAGGCGAATCGCCCGGCAGCGAGGTGACCGTCGGAGACTACGAGCTGCGGGACCTTCTCGGCGCCATCGACTACGCGCACAAACTTGGCTACGACGAGGTCGGGCTCATCGGCTACTCGATGGGCGCGTCGACCGCGCTCGAGGCCACGGCGGCTGATCCGTCTGTGGACGCGACCGTCGCCGACAGCCCGTTTGACGATCTCGAGACCTACCTGCAGCAAAATTTGAGCGTGTGGACCAACCTGCCCTCGTTCCCCTTTAACGGGGAGATTCTGTGGGAGGTCAAGCACCTGTTCGGCCTGGATCCGAACGCGGTCGATCCGCTGAAACAGCTCGCGTCGGCCAAGCCTCGCCCGATTCTCCTCATCGCGGGGACCGCCGACACCACCATTCCGCCGGCGAACAGCGAAGCGCTGTACGACGAGCTGCATAGGCGGGATCCGGAGGATACGCTGTGGCTGGTTCCGGGAGCGAAACACGTGGGCGCGTACGACGTAGAGCCAAAGGCGTATCTGCAGCGTGTCGTTGACTTCTTCGAAGCGTACATGCCGGTGAACGTAACGTCGTCGTGA
- a CDS encoding GNAT family N-acetyltransferase, which yields MSIEYSTTRPVSGPQLADVFRRSGIRRPVDDLARMERMAHAADLMVTAWDGERLVGVARSLTDFCFCCYLSDLAVDRAYQRQGIGKRLVEMTREALSDEVMLLLLAAPTAMSYYPHIGFDKADNAWRIPRKR from the coding sequence ATGAGCATCGAATACTCCACCACGCGTCCCGTCTCCGGCCCCCAATTGGCCGACGTGTTTCGCCGCTCAGGCATCCGCCGCCCCGTTGACGATCTCGCTCGCATGGAGCGCATGGCCCACGCGGCGGATCTGATGGTCACCGCGTGGGATGGCGAACGGCTGGTGGGTGTGGCGAGATCGCTCACAGATTTTTGCTTCTGTTGCTACTTGTCCGATCTCGCCGTGGACCGCGCGTACCAACGACAGGGGATTGGCAAGCGGCTGGTGGAGATGACGCGCGAAGCGCTGTCGGATGAAGTCATGTTGCTTCTGTTGGCGGCTCCGACGGCGATGTCGTATTACCCGCATATCGGGTTTGACAAGGCCGACAACGCGTGGCGGATCCCGCGAAAGCGCTGA
- a CDS encoding GNAT family N-acetyltransferase has product MSKDRNRIDREVLYRFLHDEAYWSRGIPRSLVEQAIENSLCFGVYQRETLIAFARVVSDLATFAYLTDMFVLPEYRGHGVGKALIRSIMKHPHLQSLRRFVLVTSDAHGLYEQFGFRPIQDPGKYMEMVTPVASLYEID; this is encoded by the coding sequence ATTTCGAAAGACCGAAATCGGATCGATCGAGAGGTTCTCTATCGCTTTCTGCATGACGAAGCCTATTGGAGTCGCGGTATTCCAAGATCGCTTGTCGAACAGGCCATCGAAAATTCCCTGTGTTTTGGCGTGTATCAGCGTGAGACATTGATTGCATTCGCCCGCGTGGTCTCGGATTTGGCGACGTTCGCCTATCTCACCGATATGTTCGTCCTGCCAGAATATCGCGGTCACGGTGTTGGAAAGGCGTTGATCCGTTCGATCATGAAGCATCCCCATCTCCAGAGCTTACGTCGCTTCGTCTTAGTCACGAGCGATGCGCATGGTCTCTATGAACAGTTCGGTTTCCGCCCCATTCAGGACCCAGGCAAGTACATGGAGATGGTCACACCCGTCGCCAGCCTCTACGAGATCGATTGA
- a CDS encoding MTH1187 family thiamine-binding protein gives MAMVAVSISPIGTGETSVSHFVAEAERVLARYPALNYRLDPMFTTIEGDLSTIFAAIQEMHEALVAMGAKRLSTVIKIDDRRDVHHSMDEKVAAVLAKLNGEGASEWE, from the coding sequence ATGGCCATGGTCGCTGTCAGCATTTCGCCCATCGGCACGGGCGAGACGAGCGTGAGCCACTTCGTCGCGGAAGCTGAGCGCGTGCTCGCGCGCTATCCAGCACTGAACTATCGGCTGGATCCGATGTTCACGACCATCGAGGGCGATTTGAGCACCATCTTTGCGGCGATTCAGGAGATGCACGAGGCGCTCGTGGCCATGGGCGCCAAGCGGCTGTCGACCGTGATCAAAATCGACGATCGCCGCGACGTCCATCATTCGATGGACGAAAAGGTCGCGGCTGTGTTGGCGAAATTGAACGGCGAAGGAGCGAGTGAATGGGAATGA
- a CDS encoding putative holin-like toxin: protein MTVADAVSLGIQFGPFVIALLSLVVALVCTILRIFVNVWPTFTRLHHGLDIR, encoded by the coding sequence ATGACAGTGGCGGACGCGGTGTCACTGGGGATCCAATTTGGGCCGTTTGTGATTGCGCTCTTGTCGCTTGTTGTGGCTCTGGTTTGTACCATATTGCGGATATTCGTCAATGTGTGGCCGACCTTCACCAGGCTGCACCACGGATTGGATATTAGGTAA
- a CDS encoding MFS transporter translates to MKRWWIGLLIGLGVLINYFDRTNLSVAATPISNLYHLSDAQMGIILSAFGWSYAAFQIPVGALLDKIGVKWLNRLATILWSIATFMTAVVSGMGLIMVSRVLLGIAEAPAFPAASKATGYWFPVRERGVATSLFDAAAKFSNVVGTPLVAWAVTTWGWKGGFWLTGALSLVYAALYWAFYRDPHETRLSQEEAELLREGGAQQAGEAEAGIGKSLAYLLRQRKVWGLTLGFAAYGYSFYLFLTWLPSYLVKEMHMTVLKSGWYTAGPWLVATITDLVIGGWLVDRLIQRGHDVTRVRKTVLVVGMIFGLAVIPAAFTHNPNTAVIFIAIALGGLAFSAPVGWSIPSLIAPKGTVGLVGSIMNFVNNLMSIVAPIVTGFVVQRTGSFESAFVIAGVVLLLGILFYVFMLGKIEPIPDPKV, encoded by the coding sequence GTGAAGCGCTGGTGGATTGGCCTGCTCATTGGCCTCGGCGTGCTCATCAACTACTTCGACCGAACCAATCTGTCGGTCGCAGCAACGCCCATCTCGAACTTATATCATCTGTCCGACGCCCAGATGGGCATCATCCTGTCGGCTTTCGGATGGTCGTACGCGGCCTTCCAGATTCCAGTCGGCGCCCTGCTCGACAAGATCGGCGTGAAGTGGCTAAATCGCCTCGCGACCATCCTTTGGTCCATCGCCACGTTCATGACGGCCGTCGTCAGCGGCATGGGACTCATCATGGTTTCGCGCGTGCTGCTCGGCATCGCGGAAGCGCCCGCCTTCCCTGCGGCATCCAAGGCGACAGGCTACTGGTTTCCCGTGCGCGAGCGCGGCGTGGCCACGTCGCTATTCGATGCGGCGGCGAAATTCTCCAACGTCGTCGGAACGCCACTCGTCGCGTGGGCGGTGACCACGTGGGGCTGGAAAGGGGGCTTTTGGCTCACCGGCGCGCTCAGCCTCGTGTACGCAGCCTTGTACTGGGCCTTTTATCGCGATCCGCACGAAACCCGGCTCTCCCAGGAAGAGGCCGAGCTGTTGCGCGAGGGCGGTGCGCAGCAGGCTGGCGAGGCGGAGGCCGGGATTGGCAAGAGCCTCGCATACCTGCTTCGCCAGCGCAAGGTCTGGGGGCTGACGCTCGGGTTTGCAGCATACGGCTACTCGTTTTACCTGTTCCTCACGTGGTTGCCGAGTTACCTCGTCAAAGAAATGCACATGACGGTGCTGAAATCGGGCTGGTACACCGCTGGGCCGTGGCTCGTGGCCACCATCACCGATCTCGTCATCGGCGGTTGGCTGGTAGATCGCCTGATTCAGCGTGGGCACGACGTCACGCGCGTCCGCAAGACCGTGCTCGTGGTCGGCATGATCTTCGGCCTTGCCGTCATTCCGGCCGCGTTCACGCACAACCCGAACACGGCGGTCATCTTCATCGCCATCGCGCTCGGAGGCCTCGCGTTTTCGGCGCCGGTCGGCTGGAGTATCCCGTCGCTCATTGCGCCGAAGGGCACCGTGGGGCTCGTGGGCAGCATTATGAACTTCGTCAACAACCTGATGAGCATCGTGGCGCCCATCGTCACGGGGTTTGTGGTGCAGAGGACGGGATCGTTCGAATCCGCGTTTGTCATCGCGGGCGTGGTGCTATTGCTTGGCATCTTGTTCTACGTGTTCATGCTCGGTAAGATTGAGCCGATTCCGGATCCGAAGGTGTGA